The DNA region TTTCACCAATCCCTACATGCAGCCAACTCAAGGCTTTAACCTAGCCAAGAACCTCCATTTAGCAGGAGAATTGAAGAGAAACAGTGCTGGAcgattttgtcatcatcaaaaaataGTGCCAAAAAATCTCCTATCTCTGTTGGCACAGAAgaatagaaataaaataagacAGACTCACTCACAAGTCAAAATGATGCAGACTATCGTCTTGAGGATATTGAATCTTTTCTATTATAGAGAAAAActtgcatcaaatttcttcacaAAGTAAATATAACTTAGAGATGTGAAATTCATACACACGCACATGTATAAATTCCACTGACACTAGCAAATGTTTAAAAGGATGTGCCATGAAAACCAATAAACTTTAAGCCCTAGAACCACAAGATTGCAGGATATACTACTTCAATAGAAGATGTCCTCATAACCGCTCAATATATACTAAATTGTATAACAGCATCTTGTCCTTTAACTTGGAACAGAAAATGAAGTCCCCAAATTCACAGTAATAATATTCAAGACAACAATAAGCTTACCTTGTAATAAACATATTCTTGCAAATACTGCCGCTCTTTCGACTCCATAATTGCCAAGTTTGTTTTCCAGTTCTCCATTTGAGCTTCGCAAGGAGAAATATCATCTTCAAGCTGTGAAAGTGTTCTGCTAAAACACAGATAGTTAAGAGAAGAAAGTATGACATTGCTTAACTGAAAGACTCAGAATTTCTTTATGCCACGGAAAGTATCTATTTCTAGAAACAACATAACACACTAACATAGTGCCATGAGGTCAAAACTACTACCACATTCAGCAGGATTTATTTCACAATGAGCAAGAGAGAGGAAACTAAAAATTCACCTTTTCAAATAAGTCAATCTTGCTATTGCCTTCCGAGTGTATTCAAGAAGGACTTTTGATTCCTGCTGCACTTTAGCCCTCTTCTCTTCTACTGCTGTTTTCCGTAAAGAAAGATCTGCCGCTGCAACAAGAAAACTACAATGTTTCTCCTAGTAAGTACAAAcgaaattaaaagaaagaatttaaaaaattaattagtgAAAAAAGGTGACCCACCTACTTAATTCAGTATCTCGAATATCCAATAAATTTGCAACCTTCGCAAGAACATGTGCAGATGAAACCACATTAGATGGTAAACTCTCTTGAGCCAATCCCACACTCTCCAGTATCTCTCTCATCCTTGCAGCTGTAATCACAAACACACAATCAGCTCGCTCGGACAAGAACCTCAATTTTCAAccaagggtgtgtttggtatggagaaaaatgtatttcaaaatttccatgtttggttggcttaaatgttttgaacACATTTTCCTCTAATTTTACGATAATGACTTCCCTAGCAAGAGAAGGGCCATAAGTCTGTAACTCTCAAATGGATAGTTTCAATCCTCCCACCACCTCGCCCAACCTCCACCTCCCTCACCCCTTGAACCCCTCTTCGCCCGCACACCCAACAACTCCCAAACCCACCCCTCCAACCCATCCCCCAACTCTCCATAGGGTCGCATAGTTTATATATAAATGCTCTTAGGATAACATTTTCTGCTTACTTa from Nicotiana tabacum cultivar K326 chromosome 24, ASM71507v2, whole genome shotgun sequence includes:
- the LOC107759288 gene encoding AUGMIN subunit 1-like, giving the protein MREILESVGLAQESLPSNVVSSAHVLAKVANLLDIRDTELSSFLVAAADLSLRKTAVEEKRAKVQQESKVLLEYTRKAIARLTYLKRTLSQLEDDISPCEAQMENWKTNLAIMESKERQYLQEYVYYKAVLNRVGYTPEISHGVLVEMAEHKKDLEKKTKPILDTLRSYQDLPPDKALAALAIEDKKRQYAAAEKYLEDVLQSALASSE